A genome region from Natranaeroarchaeum sulfidigenes includes the following:
- a CDS encoding M20/M25/M40 family metallo-hydrolase, translating to MSFDIERFHADAVQTPSHESVAEMRELLVEQLRVAGHEPEVDDLGNVVATRGADAGPHIVLNTHMDTVPPHLPYDRDGDIVHGRGACDAKGPLAALLAAFLEVKVDGGRLTLAITPDEETTQTGAKALSERLDADAYIVGEPTGLDVCIGARGQCEGRILIEGESGHAADVDRSRNPIHAVATVLRALETYDEAEGPDDDPVLGEPKLTPTVLAGGNAPNRVPDRVTITFDRRNVPPETSETFAAGLQTHLDHHLTEPITARVELIRPDTPFPDPFVTDEEAPLVERLRAASGGEVRAFGAATEASYFARDAPTVVFGPGVLADEDGAVAHSEREYVSLEEVHAASDAVTETVESLLGE from the coding sequence ATGAGCTTCGACATCGAACGGTTCCACGCCGACGCAGTACAGACGCCCTCCCACGAGTCCGTCGCCGAGATGCGTGAGTTGCTTGTCGAACAGCTCCGTGTCGCGGGCCACGAGCCCGAAGTAGACGACCTTGGAAACGTCGTCGCGACGCGAGGAGCCGACGCTGGCCCACACATCGTCCTGAACACTCACATGGACACCGTCCCACCACACCTGCCCTACGACCGGGACGGGGACATCGTCCACGGGCGCGGCGCCTGCGACGCGAAAGGCCCACTCGCAGCCCTGCTCGCCGCCTTTCTAGAGGTGAAGGTCGACGGTGGGCGACTCACGCTGGCGATTACACCGGACGAGGAGACCACGCAAACGGGCGCGAAGGCGCTGAGCGAGCGCCTCGACGCGGACGCCTACATCGTTGGCGAGCCGACGGGCCTCGACGTCTGTATCGGCGCGCGTGGCCAGTGCGAGGGTCGGATACTGATCGAGGGGGAGAGCGGACACGCCGCAGATGTCGACCGATCACGAAACCCGATCCACGCCGTTGCGACGGTACTCCGGGCACTGGAGACCTACGACGAGGCCGAGGGGCCGGACGATGATCCGGTGCTCGGCGAGCCGAAACTGACGCCCACGGTACTCGCTGGCGGCAACGCGCCGAACCGCGTGCCCGACCGGGTAACGATCACGTTCGACCGTCGGAACGTGCCACCCGAGACCAGCGAGACGTTCGCGGCCGGGCTACAGACCCACCTCGATCACCACCTCACCGAGCCGATCACAGCCAGGGTCGAGTTGATCCGACCCGACACGCCGTTTCCCGATCCCTTTGTCACCGACGAGGAAGCCCCGCTCGTCGAGCGGCTTCGAGCGGCGAGTGGCGGCGAGGTCCGGGCGTTCGGCGCTGCCACCGAGGCATCGTACTTCGCCCGCGACGCCCCGACTGTGGTGTTCGGTCCCGGCGTGCTTGCCGACGAGGACGGAGCAGTAGCACACTCCGAGCGCGAGTACGTCTCGCTGGAGGAGGTTCACGCGGCGAGCGATGCAGTCACTGAGACGGTCGAGTCGCTTCTCGGCGAGTAA
- a CDS encoding ribbon-helix-helix domain-containing protein — translation MERVTLRIPKQQIDAVEQMVDTGQYPNRSEAIRAAVREMVDEQQETSQNSSKRTWAKV, via the coding sequence ATGGAGCGTGTGACACTGCGAATTCCGAAACAGCAGATCGACGCGGTCGAACAGATGGTCGACACCGGCCAGTACCCGAATCGTAGCGAGGCGATTCGGGCCGCTGTCCGGGAGATGGTCGACGAACAACAGGAGACCTCCCAGAACTCCAGTAAACGAACCTGGGCGAAGGTGTAG
- a CDS encoding SIMPL domain-containing protein, whose amino-acid sequence MQRRKLLLASGAVASTALAGCLGGSDAEEEPGDDTDSSERTITVSESGEVHADPDLAVLQVGVESTGDDAEAVRDDLAERGDALYDALVAYGIDEEEITTDQFRIRDQIDHEQMREDGVEPDSEEEVEPYVYYVGTHAYRVEVHAVDDAGDVVDTAVDAGADTVGRIEFTLSEEKQEELRQGALEEAIEDADAEAEFIADQVDATVVEAKHVDTSGGDVSPVHEEYDVAEDDDAADTAPETTLEPDDVTVSASVDIRYEME is encoded by the coding sequence ATGCAACGACGCAAACTACTGCTCGCGAGCGGTGCAGTGGCATCGACCGCGCTTGCCGGCTGCCTCGGCGGCTCCGATGCCGAGGAAGAACCCGGCGACGACACCGACAGCTCCGAGCGAACGATCACGGTCTCGGAATCCGGTGAGGTACATGCCGACCCCGACCTTGCAGTCTTGCAGGTCGGAGTCGAATCTACTGGTGACGACGCCGAGGCCGTCCGGGACGACCTCGCCGAGCGCGGCGACGCTCTCTACGACGCGCTCGTGGCATACGGGATCGACGAAGAGGAGATTACGACCGATCAGTTCCGGATCCGCGACCAGATCGACCACGAGCAGATGCGCGAGGACGGCGTCGAACCGGACTCCGAGGAGGAGGTCGAACCGTACGTCTACTACGTCGGCACTCACGCCTATCGCGTCGAGGTCCACGCGGTCGACGACGCGGGGGACGTGGTCGACACGGCGGTCGACGCGGGAGCGGATACGGTCGGCCGGATCGAGTTCACGCTCTCGGAGGAAAAGCAAGAGGAGCTACGACAGGGCGCGCTAGAAGAAGCAATCGAGGACGCCGACGCGGAGGCCGAGTTCATCGCCGATCAGGTCGACGCCACGGTGGTGGAGGCGAAACACGTCGACACGTCAGGCGGCGACGTCAGCCCGGTCCACGAGGAGTACGACGTTGCGGAAGACGACGACGCCGCAGATACGGCACCCGAAACCACGCTCGAACCGGACGACGTGACGGTAAGTGCGTCCGTCGATATTAGATACGAGATGGAGTGA
- the ncsA gene encoding tRNA 2-thiolation protein NcsA, protein MDCTKCDREAVMHAAYSGSHLCEEHFCESVESRVRHRIREDSLVPRSATPENPQRWVIGLSGGKDSVVLTQILEDTFAKDPRIELIALTIHEGIEGYRDKSVDACEELAADLDLRHELVTYEEEFGVQMDDVVEKDPENMAACAYCGVFRRDLLSKYADEFDADKLLTGHNLDDEAQTALMNFLEGNVEQMASHFHASLGDFDDRNLPDSEDRSLDSRSDQDVFVPRAKPLRDIPEKEVALYAHLRNLPAHITECPHSSEAYRGEIQQLLYDLEENHPGTRHSIMSGYEELAALAADSHNDDSDEAKDTQECVECGAPTTRERCRKCTLVDAVQSV, encoded by the coding sequence ATGGATTGTACCAAGTGCGACCGCGAGGCCGTGATGCATGCGGCGTACTCGGGATCGCATCTCTGCGAGGAACACTTCTGCGAGTCGGTCGAGAGCCGCGTCCGCCATCGCATCCGCGAGGACAGCCTCGTGCCGCGCTCGGCCACACCCGAGAACCCACAGCGATGGGTCATCGGCCTTTCGGGCGGGAAAGACAGCGTCGTCCTCACGCAAATCCTTGAGGACACGTTTGCCAAGGATCCCCGTATCGAGCTGATTGCGCTGACGATCCACGAAGGGATCGAAGGGTACCGCGACAAAAGCGTCGACGCCTGTGAGGAGCTGGCAGCCGATCTCGACCTGCGCCACGAACTGGTCACATACGAGGAGGAGTTCGGCGTCCAGATGGACGATGTCGTCGAAAAAGACCCGGAGAACATGGCGGCATGTGCGTACTGCGGCGTCTTTCGGCGTGATCTCCTCTCGAAGTACGCCGACGAGTTCGACGCTGACAAACTATTGACCGGCCACAATCTCGATGACGAGGCCCAGACCGCCCTGATGAATTTCCTCGAAGGGAACGTCGAGCAGATGGCCAGTCACTTCCATGCGAGCCTCGGCGACTTCGATGATCGTAACCTACCGGACTCCGAGGACAGGTCGCTCGACTCCCGGTCGGATCAAGATGTGTTCGTACCGCGGGCGAAGCCGCTCCGGGACATTCCCGAGAAGGAAGTTGCCCTCTACGCTCACCTCCGGAATCTACCCGCGCATATAACGGAGTGTCCACACTCCAGTGAAGCCTACCGAGGGGAGATCCAGCAGCTGCTCTACGACCTCGAAGAGAACCATCCCGGAACCCGACATTCGATCATGTCCGGCTACGAGGAACTGGCTGCGCTCGCAGCCGACAGTCACAACGACGACAGCGATGAGGCGAAGGACACCCAGGAGTGTGTTGAGTGTGGCGCGCCGACCACGCGCGAGCGGTGCCGGAAGTGCACGCTGGTCGATGCGGTCCAGTCGGTGTAA
- the ftsZ gene encoding cell division protein FtsZ, producing MQDIVQDALENAEEEKREMDAAADDDEFGDPRIVIVGAGGAGNNTVNRLYNIGVEGAETIAINTDKQHLKMIEADTKILVGKSLTSGLGAGGDPSMGERATEMAQGTVKEVLGNADLVFVTAGMGGGTGTGAAPVVSKIAKEQGAIVVGMVSTPFNVERARTVKAEEGLEKLRDEADSIIVLDNNRLLEYVPNLPIGKAFSVMDQIIAETVKGISETITQPSLINLDYADMTTIMNQGGVAVMLVGETQDKNKTEEVVKDAMNHPLLDVDYRGASGGLVHITGGPDLTLKEAEGIADNITERLEASANVIWGARIQEEYKGKVRVMAIMTGVQSAQVLGPTTQKQANKSRESLQGANEASFDASQNLDDSGSKGSFGAQSDGGKDTVEKQNGLDVIR from the coding sequence ATGCAAGATATTGTTCAGGATGCGCTTGAAAACGCCGAAGAGGAGAAACGGGAGATGGATGCTGCGGCAGACGATGACGAGTTCGGCGATCCCCGGATCGTGATCGTCGGCGCTGGAGGTGCTGGTAATAACACCGTCAACCGACTGTACAACATCGGCGTCGAGGGTGCCGAGACCATCGCGATCAACACCGATAAACAGCACCTCAAGATGATCGAGGCCGACACGAAAATTCTGGTCGGTAAGTCCCTGACCAGCGGGCTCGGTGCTGGCGGAGACCCCTCGATGGGCGAGCGAGCTACCGAGATGGCTCAGGGAACGGTCAAGGAAGTGCTGGGTAACGCAGATCTGGTGTTCGTCACCGCGGGGATGGGTGGCGGAACCGGGACCGGTGCGGCACCTGTCGTCTCGAAGATCGCCAAAGAACAGGGGGCGATCGTCGTCGGAATGGTCTCGACGCCGTTCAACGTCGAGCGCGCACGGACAGTCAAGGCAGAAGAAGGTCTAGAGAAACTGCGCGACGAGGCCGACTCGATCATCGTGCTCGACAACAACCGTCTGCTGGAGTACGTGCCGAACCTCCCGATCGGAAAGGCGTTTTCGGTGATGGACCAGATTATCGCCGAGACCGTCAAGGGGATCTCGGAAACGATCACCCAGCCGAGCCTGATTAACCTGGACTACGCCGACATGACGACCATCATGAATCAGGGTGGCGTCGCAGTGATGCTCGTCGGCGAGACGCAGGACAAGAACAAGACGGAGGAGGTCGTCAAAGACGCGATGAACCATCCACTGCTCGATGTCGACTACCGCGGCGCGAGCGGCGGGCTGGTTCACATTACTGGTGGGCCCGACCTCACACTGAAGGAGGCCGAAGGGATCGCGGACAACATCACCGAGCGTCTGGAAGCCAGTGCGAACGTCATCTGGGGTGCCCGAATCCAGGAGGAGTACAAGGGCAAGGTCCGCGTGATGGCGATCATGACCGGCGTCCAGAGCGCGCAAGTGCTTGGTCCGACGACGCAAAAGCAGGCCAACAAGTCCCGTGAGAGTCTCCAGGGAGCGAACGAAGCATCCTTTGACGCTAGCCAGAACCTCGACGACTCGGGAAGCAAAGGCAGCTTCGGTGCACAGAGCGACGGCGGGAAGGACACGGTCGAGAAGCAGAACGGTCTCGACGTAATCCGGTAG
- the purH gene encoding bifunctional phosphoribosylaminoimidazolecarboxamide formyltransferase/IMP cyclohydrolase → MTRIAGMASNRGRNLMHIADIAPGGAEFAVVLTNDADAPVVKKAEKRGIPTEVVEREDGESRQDHEARINNALAEHEFDLVCLDGYMRILTDEFLDVQPTTLNVHPSLLPAFPGMDAWGDALDSGVSVSGCTVHVVTDATDDEGEVVESEVDGGPVVTQEPIPVYEGDDEETLSERILYQGEFSAYPRAVRWIAEGSVDVNLDAGEVTVASDTAEQLPRRHVETADRAAELRYGENPHQDAAVYVDNTCEEASIVGAPQLNEGAKAMSYNNYNDTDAALGIVKEFDEPACAIIKHTNPAGCATADSLAEAYERALSTDAKSAFGGIVALNRVCDVDTAEQVVDSFKEVVVAPGYTDDALDVLTEKKNLRVLDVGELGEGHEPLTQKDLVGGRLIQQRDDQKLSAEDLEIVTEREPTDEQIDSMLFAWQTIKHVKSNAILFASGTETVGVGAGQVSRVDAVEIATMKAERDAEGKSAEGAVMASDAFFPFPDGIEKAADAGIEAVIQPGGSVNDEDVIEAADEHDIAMVMTGQRCFRHD, encoded by the coding sequence ATGACACGGATCGCGGGCATGGCGAGCAATCGTGGCCGAAACCTCATGCACATCGCGGATATCGCGCCGGGCGGCGCGGAGTTCGCGGTCGTCCTGACCAACGATGCCGACGCGCCGGTCGTGAAAAAAGCCGAGAAACGCGGGATTCCTACCGAAGTCGTCGAACGCGAGGACGGCGAGAGCCGGCAGGACCACGAGGCGCGCATCAACAACGCGCTGGCCGAGCACGAGTTCGATCTCGTCTGTCTCGACGGCTACATGCGGATCCTCACCGACGAGTTCCTCGACGTACAGCCGACGACGCTGAACGTCCACCCGTCCCTGCTTCCTGCATTCCCCGGCATGGACGCGTGGGGCGACGCGCTGGATTCGGGCGTCTCCGTTTCGGGCTGTACGGTCCACGTTGTCACCGACGCGACCGACGACGAGGGCGAGGTCGTCGAGAGCGAGGTCGACGGCGGCCCGGTCGTCACCCAGGAGCCGATCCCCGTCTACGAGGGCGACGACGAGGAGACGCTTTCCGAGCGAATCCTCTATCAGGGCGAGTTTTCCGCCTACCCGCGTGCGGTGCGCTGGATCGCCGAGGGGAGCGTCGACGTCAACCTCGACGCTGGCGAGGTCACGGTAGCCTCGGATACGGCTGAACAGCTCCCTCGGCGTCACGTCGAGACCGCCGATCGGGCGGCCGAACTCCGCTACGGGGAGAACCCTCATCAGGACGCCGCCGTCTACGTCGACAACACCTGCGAGGAGGCCAGTATCGTCGGCGCGCCGCAGCTGAACGAGGGCGCGAAGGCGATGTCGTACAACAACTACAACGATACGGATGCCGCACTCGGCATCGTCAAGGAGTTCGACGAGCCGGCCTGCGCGATCATCAAACACACGAACCCGGCCGGCTGTGCGACCGCGGACTCCCTTGCGGAGGCCTACGAGCGCGCGCTCTCGACCGACGCGAAAAGCGCGTTCGGCGGCATCGTCGCCCTGAACCGGGTCTGTGACGTCGATACTGCCGAGCAAGTCGTCGACTCGTTCAAGGAGGTCGTCGTCGCGCCGGGCTACACCGACGACGCGCTCGACGTCCTGACCGAAAAAAAGAACCTGCGTGTCCTCGACGTCGGCGAACTCGGCGAGGGTCACGAACCGCTCACGCAGAAGGACCTCGTTGGCGGGCGACTGATCCAGCAGCGCGACGACCAGAAACTCTCCGCCGAGGATCTGGAGATCGTCACCGAGCGCGAGCCGACCGACGAGCAGATCGACTCGATGCTGTTTGCCTGGCAGACGATCAAACACGTCAAATCGAACGCGATCCTCTTCGCCAGCGGTACCGAGACCGTCGGCGTCGGTGCGGGACAGGTCTCCCGGGTCGATGCCGTCGAGATCGCCACAATGAAAGCCGAGCGCGACGCCGAAGGCAAGTCCGCCGAGGGCGCAGTGATGGCCTCGGACGCCTTCTTCCCGTTCCCGGACGGGATCGAGAAAGCCGCAGATGCGGGTATCGAGGCCGTGATTCAGCCCGGTGGGTCAGTCAACGACGAGGACGTCATCGAGGCGGCCGACGAACACGACATCGCGATGGTGATGACCGGTCAGCGGTGTTTCCGCCACGATTGA
- a CDS encoding ATP-binding response regulator has product MTTNEPISVLYVNDDPELLRLVSTRLERERDHLTIHRAESVEDGLSILRTDDVDCILSDYHMPDRNGLDFLRTVRAEDDEIPFILFTETGDESVASESISAGVTDYIIQETIGNQSTLLANKITTHVEHIRARRAAEYTNRQLRDIAETTEDVLWVFSADWSELRFASSAYEETFGHSIEELRADPQSFLAQVVEDDRDRVQRAMHRVSDGEPLQIEYRVNYSDDIRLWVESRCRPGFDENGDLDYVAGFTRDITEQKSHEKSLVLKNEQLEQFSSTVAHDLRNPLNIADGNIDLAREECDSQYLDIASEAVSEMAVLIDELLALAKEGETIDERSQVGFEELVQSGARNVVLDATRLDIQGSATLECDPSRLREALENLLRNATDHGGEGVRVTVGLLDDGDGFYVEDDGVGLPAGKGEVIFERGHTDSQHGSGFGLAIVDQIVDAHGWEIVATESSSGGARFEITGIDSLSIESE; this is encoded by the coding sequence GTGACGACGAACGAGCCGATTTCCGTTCTGTACGTCAACGACGACCCCGAACTGCTTCGGCTGGTCAGCACACGTCTCGAACGGGAACGAGACCATCTGACGATCCACAGGGCTGAATCCGTCGAAGACGGGCTTTCGATCCTTCGAACCGACGACGTCGACTGCATTCTGAGCGACTACCACATGCCCGACCGAAACGGGCTCGATTTTCTCCGGACCGTCCGTGCGGAGGACGACGAGATCCCGTTTATACTGTTCACCGAAACGGGCGACGAATCCGTTGCGAGCGAGAGTATCAGCGCTGGCGTCACCGATTATATCATCCAGGAGACGATCGGCAACCAGTCTACTTTGCTTGCCAACAAGATCACGACCCACGTCGAGCACATCCGTGCACGTCGAGCGGCGGAGTATACGAATCGACAGCTCCGGGATATCGCCGAGACGACCGAAGATGTTCTCTGGGTGTTCTCGGCAGACTGGTCGGAGCTTCGGTTTGCCAGTTCCGCCTACGAGGAGACATTTGGCCACTCGATCGAGGAGCTTCGCGCTGATCCCCAGTCATTTCTCGCGCAGGTGGTAGAGGACGATCGGGACCGCGTGCAGCGAGCAATGCACCGGGTTTCGGATGGAGAGCCACTACAGATTGAATATCGGGTGAACTACTCCGACGATATTCGTCTGTGGGTCGAATCACGATGCCGGCCGGGATTCGACGAGAACGGCGACCTGGACTATGTTGCCGGATTTACCCGCGATATCACCGAGCAGAAATCGCACGAGAAAAGCCTCGTTCTCAAAAACGAACAGCTAGAGCAGTTCAGCTCGACGGTCGCACACGATCTGCGTAACCCCCTCAACATTGCCGATGGGAACATCGACCTCGCACGTGAGGAGTGTGACAGCCAGTATCTCGACATTGCGTCGGAGGCAGTCTCCGAGATGGCCGTGCTCATCGACGAACTGCTCGCGCTCGCAAAGGAAGGCGAGACGATCGACGAACGATCACAGGTCGGGTTCGAAGAACTCGTCCAGTCGGGGGCTCGAAACGTTGTTCTGGATGCAACACGCCTCGATATCCAGGGCAGCGCAACGCTCGAGTGTGACCCCTCACGGCTGCGCGAGGCGCTGGAGAACCTGTTACGGAACGCGACCGACCACGGGGGCGAGGGTGTGAGGGTAACGGTTGGGTTGCTCGACGACGGCGATGGATTCTACGTCGAGGACGACGGAGTCGGACTCCCCGCTGGCAAAGGGGAGGTCATCTTCGAGCGCGGACACACCGATTCACAGCACGGGAGCGGGTTCGGGCTGGCAATCGTTGACCAGATCGTCGATGCACACGGCTGGGAAATTGTGGCAACCGAAAGTTCCAGCGGCGGCGCTCGCTTCGAGATCACCGGAATCGATTCACTCTCGATCGAATCGGAGTGA
- a CDS encoding double zinc ribbon domain-containing protein, with the protein MSKITFRADDDLVKEIESFDASKSEVLREALRSYIEEHEPAEGTTQDADSLDALVADRVDQLIDRRLDERLGQGSMPQDVTVNVSIEDERATAERQTVSSGDVSVERDDRTCTQCGDTVSDDHVYCPNCGEKASKRSFCECGDELRSDWAFCPGCGRRTPAADVLDTR; encoded by the coding sequence ATGAGTAAGATTACGTTCCGGGCGGACGACGACCTCGTCAAGGAGATCGAGTCGTTCGACGCCTCGAAAAGCGAGGTGTTACGCGAGGCACTACGGAGCTACATCGAGGAACACGAGCCGGCGGAGGGGACGACACAGGATGCGGACTCGCTGGACGCGCTGGTCGCCGACCGCGTCGATCAGTTGATCGACCGACGGCTGGACGAGCGGCTGGGTCAGGGATCGATGCCACAGGACGTCACGGTAAACGTCTCTATCGAGGACGAGCGAGCGACTGCCGAGCGTCAGACAGTGTCGTCAGGAGACGTGTCGGTCGAGCGTGACGACAGGACGTGTACACAGTGTGGCGATACGGTGAGTGACGATCACGTTTACTGTCCGAACTGTGGGGAAAAGGCGTCCAAACGTTCGTTCTGTGAATGTGGAGACGAGCTCCGTTCGGACTGGGCCTTCTGCCCAGGCTGTGGGCGTCGGACACCGGCTGCAGACGTGCTAGATACTCGGTAG
- the purB gene encoding adenylosuccinate lyase codes for MTESLYAVSPLDGRYAGRTAPLSPYASEAGLMRARVRVEVEYLIALADTEGIDLQLGTQERQQLRSLYKTFSEEDANIIKKLETEGYAGFDATNHDVKAVEYFIRHELSEDIAHISPWIHFGLTSEDVNNVAHRLLVRDAMEEVVLPELLSARNDLTKLAREYRDLPMLARTHGQPATPTTFGKEMAVYAARLGRAISEVQRATENLAGKLGGASGTYAAHVAAYPDIDWRGVAERFVTGLDLEYVSPTTQVNPCDDLATLFDALRRANSIILDLDHDMWLYISDRYLGQETTEGETGSSTMPHKVNPIDFENSEGNLSKANSDLQFLADYITTSRLQRDLSDSTVKRNIGGALAHCLIGYTKLQTGLDKVAPNEQVMRDELRNTPEIIGEAVQTILRREGHEDAYEQVKALTRGERVTIEDFRALFEELDIDDDVEAELKALSPETYVGIADRLVDDVE; via the coding sequence ATGACAGAATCCCTGTACGCCGTCTCGCCGCTCGACGGTCGCTACGCCGGTCGCACCGCACCGCTGTCACCCTATGCCAGCGAAGCAGGCCTGATGCGAGCGCGCGTCCGCGTCGAAGTCGAGTATCTCATTGCGCTCGCCGACACAGAGGGGATCGATCTCCAGCTTGGCACACAAGAACGCCAGCAGCTCCGGTCGCTGTATAAGACGTTCAGTGAAGAAGATGCAAACATCATCAAGAAGCTCGAAACCGAAGGCTACGCCGGGTTCGACGCGACGAACCACGACGTCAAAGCCGTCGAGTACTTTATTCGTCACGAACTCTCCGAGGACATTGCACACATCTCACCGTGGATCCACTTCGGGCTGACGAGCGAAGACGTCAACAACGTCGCCCACCGACTGCTCGTCCGCGACGCGATGGAGGAGGTCGTGCTCCCCGAACTGCTGAGCGCGCGTAACGATCTCACGAAACTCGCCCGGGAGTACCGGGACCTCCCGATGCTGGCCCGGACCCACGGCCAGCCCGCGACGCCGACGACCTTCGGCAAGGAGATGGCCGTCTACGCTGCCCGACTCGGCCGCGCTATCTCGGAGGTGCAGCGAGCGACCGAGAACCTCGCCGGAAAGCTCGGCGGGGCAAGCGGCACCTACGCAGCTCACGTCGCGGCCTACCCCGATATCGACTGGCGTGGGGTCGCCGAGCGCTTTGTCACCGGACTGGATCTGGAGTACGTCTCGCCGACGACGCAGGTCAACCCCTGTGACGATCTCGCCACGCTCTTCGACGCGCTTCGCCGAGCGAACTCCATCATCCTCGATCTGGATCACGACATGTGGCTCTACATCTCCGATCGCTATCTCGGACAGGAGACGACCGAGGGTGAAACCGGCTCCTCGACGATGCCCCACAAGGTCAACCCGATCGACTTCGAGAACAGTGAGGGGAACCTCTCGAAGGCGAACTCCGATCTCCAGTTTCTCGCCGACTACATCACGACTTCGCGGCTCCAGCGCGATCTCTCCGATTCGACCGTCAAGCGCAACATCGGCGGCGCGCTCGCCCACTGTCTGATCGGCTACACCAAGCTCCAGACCGGCCTCGACAAGGTCGCCCCCAACGAGCAGGTCATGCGCGATGAGCTCCGGAACACGCCCGAAATCATCGGCGAGGCCGTCCAGACGATCCTGCGGCGTGAGGGCCACGAGGACGCCTACGAACAGGTCAAAGCCCTCACCCGCGGCGAACGTGTGACGATCGAGGACTTCCGCGCGCTGTTCGAGGAGCTCGATATCGACGACGACGTCGAGGCCGAGCTGAAGGCGCTCTCGCCGGAAACCTACGTCGGGATCGCTGATCGACTCGTCGACGACGTCGAGTAA
- a CDS encoding alpha/beta hydrolase: MRRQTFDGNSDDELVFVLGWGNRIDHENVQWLIDELTGEFRVTVFELPDTINNFVEEYVLPIERYVETLDSFRLLGHSTGGLIGPYLDDAETRTYLSPWWGYAENHQGPALTLVRKLPISVPIVPTEVTERDAIGELATDRQLSEGAGRAAPSFLREIRYAQRALPPISDDAVVFCTLSDRLVSTRAIGDRVPSDRIRLYDGGHELFSSPDRDRRIDTLLTAVRDGPDAQ; encoded by the coding sequence GTGCGCCGACAGACGTTCGACGGAAACTCCGACGACGAACTCGTGTTCGTCCTCGGCTGGGGGAACAGAATCGATCACGAGAACGTCCAGTGGCTGATAGACGAGTTGACAGGGGAGTTTCGTGTCACGGTCTTTGAGCTTCCGGATACAATCAACAATTTCGTCGAGGAGTACGTACTTCCGATAGAGCGCTACGTCGAGACACTCGACTCGTTCCGGCTGCTGGGTCATAGCACCGGCGGCCTGATCGGGCCATATCTCGACGACGCCGAGACCCGGACCTACCTCAGCCCATGGTGGGGGTACGCCGAGAACCACCAGGGGCCAGCACTAACGCTCGTCAGAAAACTGCCGATATCGGTACCGATCGTCCCGACAGAGGTGACCGAGAGAGACGCGATCGGTGAGCTAGCCACCGATCGACAGCTCTCCGAAGGAGCTGGACGCGCCGCTCCGTCGTTCCTCCGGGAGATACGGTATGCCCAGCGTGCGTTGCCACCGATCAGTGACGACGCCGTCGTCTTCTGCACCCTCAGTGATCGGCTGGTCAGTACCCGGGCGATCGGTGATCGGGTTCCCTCAGATCGGATCCGACTGTACGACGGCGGGCACGAGTTGTTCTCCTCACCGGACCGGGATCGACGGATCGACACGCTACTCACCGCCGTTCGTGACGGTCCGGACGCGCAGTAA